One Primulina eburnea isolate SZY01 chromosome 4, ASM2296580v1, whole genome shotgun sequence genomic window, TAATCTTACTATATAATCAATGGAGGTCACACCAGCAGCCGCACAAGTTGAAGTTTTCTCAAAGAAAATCTTTATTTCTCTACGTCACCACGAGCTTTGAAAATTAAAAGAAGACCGACGAAATGTTTAGTGTGTCATGCAACTGGGGGACGGAGAGAATGATCCTCTGAAGTATCGAAAGCAGTGGGTGGCATGAGCTGCCACATAGAAATCCCAGGGTATCCCACAAACGGCACCAATTTGGTACCGATAGCCTGTGGGGGAGGAATAGGAGGGAGATGAGGTAGAAAGCCATGTGGAGGGTTCAATGCTTTCAGTTGCTGCTCAAGTTTCTCTTTCTCTGCTTTAAGCTTCGTTTTCTCTTCtcttatttcatttttctccacCTAAAAGTTTTGAAGTATATACACAATCAGCCATAGCATAAACAAATTCACTTGAATTTAGATGTATTAATAATcctcatatataaaatattttatcaaattaCAGTCCTAGAGATATAAAAATGAAAGTCAAGTATGCACCTTAAGTTCTTTAACATTCTCCTGTAATTTATTGCATGATTCTTGTAGCCTCTGGGCTTCTTCCCTCAGTTGAATAACCATGTTAACAGCATCATTCAATATAACAACTTTATCTGTTTTAGGTGGCTTCCCAGGTTCTATGACGGAACTTAGTTCTAGGAATCTAGAGATTAAACAAAATCAAACGTTAAAGTTTGTTTGTAGGCAATGCACGAGCAAACATATAGATGTGAGACCAAAAGATGCTTGCCTGTCGTTCAGTTTATCTCGTCGCACTTTCTCCTTGTAGGCTTTGGAATCAGGTGCACCACATACTCCCAACCTCATCCTATATGAAAATCGATTGCATTTTTACAGGACAGgaattcaaaacatatcattAAAGATGTGAGAAAGAATCAATAACAGATCAGAATTTCATTATTTGCCGTGGCAATCAATGTTAAGAGAATAAAAAAATTCCCAATGATTATGCACTATGAATACAGACGTTGAAACATGAGTTCaagcataaaaaaaatcaagtatGCTAATGCACACCTCTTTCTAGAGCCAGACTCCTTCGTGCCATCCAGATTTCCGAAGCAGTTGTCAAATTTCACACTGAACAAACATACAAGTTTTCTTAGAAAATGCTAAAGCAATCATGTCCGCAATCATGTTGAATCAAGCAATCTACAActaacaaaaaattaaatagcATCATTCCAAAAAATAAAGTTTTGGATTAGCTTCATAAGCCATGGGCTTCCGATTTCCATTCTATAGAATCTTCATCACAGACTAACCCATTACATTATTTCAAAAGGAAACCATGTGAAATTAGTCCACGAATATGGCCAGTATACAAATTCAATGCAATGCTCCAGTCGCTACTCCGACACAAagtcgcaaattttcaaagatcAGCAGAACCCTGGGCTCAAActcaatactaacatactcGGCAGTGGAGAGATGCCAACAATGACAACCGCTACCAATTTGTTGCCTGCCCTTCAGTCTAATCTACGATATGATCACCAGATATATTGTCTGATGCTTTCGTTAGTTCCTACCGCATGATATGGTTAGGAAATATGCCAACAGTATAACACAAACCCAGAGACTAATTTATCATCCTTATATACCGGTACAAAtgggaaaaatacaaatgaacaaaaaATAAGAACAAACTTTTTTACGAAAATTAAAATCAGAAAATTCCCGACACTCAACCATTTTGAGCAAGATAGTTAAACTAAATAAACCAATATACACAAACTAATTGTACCCCGCAATGCAGAAGCTGTACCCGGGGATCAGATTAGATAATAGGAAATATGTAGGCAGCATTTTCATCAACCCACAAATACCTGGCCTTGAAAACGCAATTCACACATCACGTTGATTAAAATCGAGGGACTCGCCTGAGAGAAGCTGGAGGGCGCACATCATCGAGTGTTTGGGCCCACTCGAAATTTGAGTCAAGAGAAGGCAGATCGCCGCCGGGGACTGGGATATCTTCCAGCAAGGAGTAATCAAACACCCAATTCGAGGGGTTTTCCTCCAGCGGACACGCCATCTACCCGAGGAAAGAGAGACGAATAAGAACTAAATTTAGGGTTTTCCAGGAAAATTGGCCAATCTTGATGGATTTTTGGGGGCAGAGGTGAAAAAGTAGAAGGAAACGAGCGGTGGAGAAGGAAATATATGGCGGGCGGAGCTTCGGAGTCAAATGGTTACTGTGGGGCTGGCGCCGCAACTTATatctatatttttattaattaatttactgGAATATCGACATATTTTATATTGAATTTAATTTATCATCACAATATAATTGTTATATAAATTCAATATCATCACAATATAATTGTTATAAAATGTGTTCTATAAAtttaattgtatatatatatatatataatattactcattttataaaagagtgagtctcacgtGAGACTCATTTTataaaagagtgagtctcacgtgagactatctcacggatcttaatctgtgagacgggttaaccctacccatattcacaataaaaagtaatactcttagcataaaaatttatactttttaatggataactcaaataagagatatgtctcacaaatacgatccggagaccgtctcacacaagtttttgtcttttataATACCGTATTCCAACCACGCATCATGAATtattatacttataaaagtcataaattgtttttttttaaaatgaaattatatggatttataaaataaaataagttgGTGATATTTTCCAGTTGTTGAAACATAATTTTAATTTCTCAGGGATAATTGGAAGTTTGCTATATTATCGTATTGAGTcggtattttgtgagacgatctaacatatttatttttataagagAAATCaacttgatttatatttaaaatgagaagtaataattttagcataaagtataatatttttttcgtaAACCAGATCGAATTAAAGATCCATATTATAAAATGTACCTTTGTATTATAGTATCAGTGTATCACGAGAggtttttaattataatatgttaTAGTATTTAACATATTTATATAATCTTCATAAAGATCGACAATCAAGGCCATAAGCcatcatatattattttttatgattcaATAaccgtttttttttatttattgaatttcGGTAGGTCTTCGGTCTCAAACTGAACCATTTTTTAATGTCGGATCCAAATTAAATTCATTCATTTATTGGACTTCATAAAAGGTATTTAGCATACCATTGGACTTTAGTATATGCAACTTAGGCTTTCTTTTGTATATGATAATATTTTGGGCTTGGAACTTTTGGGCCCAACTTTAAAATAAACGCAACAGGTTTGACTTCTGAGCTATTCGTGTATTGTCAGTGAAAACTAAATAATACAACAAAAGGTTTTTATACATCAAATGTTATTGTATTTAGTTTGAGTTGATTTCATAAAAGATTGCAAAAATAATTCTatagaaaattaattttttaacaaaTATAATTTATCATTCGCGTGCTAATTTATCACGAGCTATTACTCAAATATATCATTGTATAGAATGGGTAATGAGATGTTATTCTTATGATTTTATCTCAATGATATATCTAAATATGATCCATCGATTTTTCAGTAGAACTAACATGTACTGATAAATACGTGCTTGTAAATATACAAAATTTGTGTGTTATTGGTGTCATATTTTTCCATTATAAGCcaatgatataaatatattatatatataatcagatatttttaagttgtttaaTTGGAGCATGGAAAAATATCCTAATAACCTCATCATGTGACAAAATGGAGGCATCTAAAAATTTGTGATGAATAAAATCTTTTCCATCCACGTGTCTCAATCCCATTGCCTCGGGAGGATGTTCCAGCGCTCGAACACTGATTGGCCAAGATCATATCCAAAGTCGGATAAGACGCATTCTACATCACACATTAGAAAAAAAACACGACTTTATCAGATTATATCTTTCTTAAAAATCGCTTGTTTGTGCCTGTCAAATTCTGAGAGCTAACAAGTAAGAAGGAAATGGCTCAAGCTATGGCTTCAATGGCTGGCCTGCGTGGCTCGTCTCAAGCTGTCCTGGATGGTAGCCTTCAGCTCAGTGGCTCAAGCCGCTTGAATGGACCGGGAGCAAGCAAAGTTGCCCTGGCCACACCGGGGTTCGGTGTTAAAGCCAACCTGCAGCCTGAGATTGAGATCACCAGCCGCCGAGCTGCGTTGGGTCTTGTCGCGGCTGGTATTGCTTCAGGAACTTTTGTTCAAGCCGTTCTCGCCATCGAAGCCAAGCCGATTAAGATTGGACCGCCGCCAGCACCGTCCGGAGGGCTGCGTAAGTATAATTAGCATCTGTATGTACATATAGCGAATTTCCCTTAACTTCCCTGTTAAACTGTTGTTTGAAGAACTCGGGTCCATATCCAAAGTTCtactttcaaaatttatttcatGTCTCTTCGTATTGATAGGGGATATTATTATTAGCCTATCAGGTAACAAAGATGCTGGTCTCTAAGATATTTGTGAAATTGAACAATGTAAAATTGAATTTTGATCTGACTAATGTTCCCACTTTGGTACCCTGTGGATTTCAGCCGGAACGTTGAACTCTGACCAGGCAAGAGACCTGGACTTGCCACTCAACGAGCGGTTTTTCATTCAGCCGCTGCCCCCAGCTCAAGCCGCAGTTCGTGCTAAGGAGTCTGCCAAAGACATAGTGAATGTGAAATCTTTCATCGACAAGAAAGCTTGGACTTACGTCCAAATGGACCTTCGCTTAAAGGCTTCCTTACTTCGTTACGACCTCAACACCGTCATCTCTGCCAAGCCATCCAAAGAGGAGAAGAAATCACTGAAAGACCTCACTGGAAAGCTTTTCACCACCATCAGCAACGTAAGACCGAAACTCTTAACTGTTCCCTTCTTTGATTCACGGGTTATTATATTCTTCCTCAATTAAATCTCGTCTCCTTTTGTTCTTGTTTCTGTATCAGCTGGACCATGCGGCAAAGATCAAGAGCGGCCCCGAGGCGGAGAAGTACTATGCTGAGACTGTATCTACACTGAATGATGTTCTTTCCAAGATTGGTTAGAATGAATTAGCTGTGTGTACATTAATGTTGCAAGATCTTATTTCGAGCCTATGAAATACACTTTGTCTTATATGCAATTTCAAGGATTTTCTCGTGTTCTCTCGTACGTGCATCTATATGCTCCATGACTGCAGGGAAAATCTTAATCTCGAAATCAAATGGTATGTTTGAATTTGCACTGCTGAAGCTCTCATTCGAATCTCATCATAATTCCAACgggaaaagaaagaaagaaaaaaagatgATTGATATGTATACTATTGAGCCAAGTATGCAATATACgttaatatatatgtaaaaatatatgtaCATAATGTATAATTACTAAAGACGCATGGATCGTAGGAAAAACTATCTTTTTTAGTCTCTTATgtattcgttttttttttttttgtggtttTAATTATATGTGTTATCAAAAGTTTGTCTTATtcttttatatttgtttttttttacgattttaattattttttctatGAGACACTAATGTAACGTTGACATGTATAGTGACATATCAACACTTCAGataaaaaataactaaaatcctcaaaaatcAGTAGACACACTACCAAAATCGAAATTAAATAACATAGAAtaccaaaatttgaaaaaataaatacattACCAAAAATGCAATTTATCTAGTATTTACAcataaagaaaataataaaaaaaaatgtccaCATTAGCTGTCCGATAAACCCCGAGCTTGCATTATCTTGGAAGCGTGTGTTATATGTACTTGTGTATTTGATTTTTCAAACATTTTTTACCTATAGATAAAATCCAAATAATTGCCTAACGATTATTATAGAGAAAGATAGTTCTAATTGTTTAGTGCTTcatgatttttaattttaatagatCAAGCTGAGATTAAACCATTGAACCGActgaaattataaaatgaaacatTTGGTAAAACGATAAGAatatttttgataattttatcAAGTTCGTTAGAAATaaatatcaagaaagagaagcatAGCCGAAGACACCCTCGAAATGGATTGGAATAAAGATGACAATGAGATGGGGAGGGGAGAATTTGCCATCCCCGCCCGGATCCTCGCTATTTCGGATTCAGAAAACCCAAAACCAGAAACTGTGAGGATCAAAtccacatcaccatgtcaataaTATTAATGGGGCAAGATCAATCTCcaaaccaaaacttattattattagtgataatattaatagtaatatcaatattaataataactttattttttaaaatattataattattattttcgaTGCGGATTCGAAGATGAGGATAATATCTTCATACACCCCAAACTATTTCAgggattttttaaaatacccgAACACAAAAAAATCGAGGATCTCCTTTCCCTTTTTCCCGCAAAACTCCGAACCCGTGGGGAAAAATTGACACCTAAATGAGAGATTTTCAATGGAAAGAGGTCCTAAAtctaaatatgaaaataataaaattaaggcAGTGtttgtaattttctttaaaaatattatgaatgtGATGATCGTTATCATTATCACAACGGAGGTTAGAATTCTCAATATGAGACTAAAAACCACGAAATATTACATTTAAGGGTGTTTTGAAATGCATGAATCCAATGCATGAACATGTACATTATAGCAGGATATTAAAATTGAAAGTATCGATATATTATACACAATACATAATATGAACGAGCTGGTATATGCCTCAGTGGACCGTGCCTAGAGATATAACTCCACTCTCGATGTCAGCAACTACATAAGACAAATCAAATCAAGTTTTCCAAAAACCTTCAAGACTCAACATAATATCATATAACAGATAAGACAAATCAAATCAAGTTTTCCAAAAACCTTCAAGACTCAACATAATATCATATAACAGATATCAACCGAAATGTAAACGAATATCAATAAGATATGCGTCTATATGttctattttggattaaaaTTTGTTCCGCTTAGctttatttcaacatttatgtgttacaaaattaaaacatttattttaatatcgtctataaatttgatattttcTAATATAATGTTTAAACATTGTGAGAGCCCAATAACTATTTTGGACCCAATCCATttctatttaattatttaaacccATTTGATAAAAGAAGCAACAAATCGCTCAAATCCAGAATGGAAGCTTTTTC contains:
- the LOC140829074 gene encoding transcription factor bHLH115-like codes for the protein MACPLEENPSNWVFDYSLLEDIPVPGGDLPSLDSNFEWAQTLDDVRPPASLSVKFDNCFGNLDGTKESGSRKRMRLGVCGAPDSKAYKEKVRRDKLNDRFLELSSVIEPGKPPKTDKVVILNDAVNMVIQLREEAQRLQESCNKLQENVKELKVEKNEIREEKTKLKAEKEKLEQQLKALNPPHGFLPHLPPIPPPQAIGTKLVPFVGYPGISMWQLMPPTAFDTSEDHSLRPPVA
- the LOC140829075 gene encoding oxygen-evolving enhancer protein 3-2, chloroplastic-like, giving the protein MAQAMASMAGLRGSSQAVLDGSLQLSGSSRLNGPGASKVALATPGFGVKANLQPEIEITSRRAALGLVAAGIASGTFVQAVLAIEAKPIKIGPPPAPSGGLPGTLNSDQARDLDLPLNERFFIQPLPPAQAAVRAKESAKDIVNVKSFIDKKAWTYVQMDLRLKASLLRYDLNTVISAKPSKEEKKSLKDLTGKLFTTISNLDHAAKIKSGPEAEKYYAETVSTLNDVLSKIG